The Thiomicrorhabdus aquaedulcis sequence CGCACAATGGTGTCTAATGCTCCGCTTACCAAGTGGTCAACAATAAAACTGTTAAAACGGCCAACCACTAGGCCAATTTTCATATCTTTTGCGGTTAAGTTTCCTTGAATGGTGTTCATAGTTGTCTCTTTGTTATGGTTAGGATGTTTTGTGGGCGACCAGGGTTATCTTTTAATTAATCTGGTTTGATTAATCTTGTTTAGCGACAATCTCAACAATTTCTAAACCAAAGCCACTTAGGGCGTTCATTTTAATGGATGAACCGATGATTTTAAGCTTTTTGAGTCCTAAATCGGCCAAAATTTGTGCGCCCAAACCGTAAGTTTTAGCGTCGTCTTCGTAGGCGGTTTCGGGTGCATTGATGTTTAGGTCTTTCATTTGAAAACGGGCAATTTTGTCTAACAGTTGCACGGTTTCTTCTTTTTTACGCAACACCACCACAACGCCCGACCCTTCGTTGGCAATTTGCTGCATGGCCGCACGCAACGACCATCCGCATTCGGGACGTTGTGAGCCAAACACGTCGCACAAGGTGTCGAGCATGTGCACGCGCGCCGCGACCGGTTGGTTGGGGTCAATGTTGCCAAAGGTTAAGGCAAAGTGGGCTTTGTGCTCTAACTCGTCTTGATAACCGATTAATTTAAACTCGCCAAATTCGGTTGGTAACTTGCACTCTGACACGCGCTCGATGGTTTTTTCGTTTTTTAAACGGTATTCAATTAAATCAGCAATGGTGCCAATTTTTAAACCGTGCAATTGGGCGTACGCTTCTAAATCGTCACGACGTGCCATAGAGCCATCTTCGTTCATAATCTCAACAATCACCGAGGCGGGTTCAAATCCGGCTAAACGCGCCAAATCGCAGCCCGCTTCGGTGTGACCCGCACGCGACAAGACGCCACCGGGTTGCGCCATTAACGGAAAAATATGTCCAGGGGTCACAATGTCGGCGGGTGTCGCGCCCTTGGCCACAGCCGCGTGCACCGTCACCGCACGGTCGGCAGCCGAAATTCCGGTGGTTACGCCCACGGCCGCTTCAATAGACACAGTAAAATTGGTGCTGTGCATGTCGGTGTTGTCTTTTACCATTAACGGCAAATGCAACAGGTTGCAACGCTCTCTGGTCATGGTTAAACAAATTAATCCACGGCCGTAGCGTGCCATAAAGTTAATGTCGGCGGCGGTGACCGTGCTGGCGGGCACCAACAAATCGCCCTCATTTTCACGATCTTCGTCGTCCATTAAAATGACCATTTTGCCTTGTTTGTAGTCTTCTATCAGCGCTTCAATCGTGTGTAATTGCATGTTTATTGGTATCCATTTTCGGCTAAAAATTGCGAGGTAATGTTTGTTTTTTGGGCGGCACTAGCCGATTCACTTGCGTGCGGCGCGTGCAACATGCGCTCTAAATAACGCGCCAGTAAATCGACTTCTAGGTTAAGTTTGCTGCCCACTTTTAAATGTTTAAGCGTGGTTTCTTGGTAGGTGTGCGGCACAATGTTTACCCCAAACACGCAACCGTTTACTTGGTTTACCGTTAAGCTAATGCCGTTTATGCAAATAGAGCCTTTAGTGGCAATATATTTGCAAATCTCTAACGGCGCTTCAATCTCGTAACGCCACGAACGCGCGTCTTGACCAATTGAGCGCACCATACCCACACCGTCAACATGGCCGCTGACCAAATGCCCGCCCAAACGGTCTTGTAAGCGTAGGGCTTTTTCAAGGTTAACCGCGGTGCCCACTTGCCATTCGCCCGCCGTGGTAACGGTTAAGGTTTCACCCGACACATCGGCTACATAGCTGTTAGGGGTTAAGGCTACGGCGGTTAAGCACACACCATTGGCGGCAATGCTGTCGCCAATTTTTACGTCACTCATGTCTAACTTGCCTACCTCGATGGTGACTTTCCAGTCACCTTGGCGGGGTTCAATTTTGGCAATACGACCTTCTGCAGCAATAATTCCAGTAAACATGTGCGATAACTCTCTTAATTTAGTTATATAAGTTAGTTACAAACCGTTTGATTAGCAACGGGCTTTAAAACCAGGTGAATATCCTCACCAATTTGATTGACCGAGTCAAACGATAACTGAATTTTTTGTGCCATCTTAACCAGGCCTGGTAACACCATTAAAGGCTTGGCGGCATCGCCCAATAAGCTGGGAGCCATAAAACAGTGTAACTCGTCCACCAAACCCGCTTGCACAAATGCGCCACTTAGCACCGCACCGGCTTCAACCAGTACATCGTTAATGTGCTCTGCCTTGGCCAAATAGCGCAACACGGCGTGTAAATTTAACCTACCAGCAGGCGCGCCTTCATGCTCATCTCGCGCATCGCACGCTATGGCGACCACTTCGCATCCTGCTTGTTGCAAGTGCAATGCAACCTGGGGTTGCTGCAACAGCGCCGCGTGCGTGGTCATAATTAGCGTGCGCCCTGGCAGACTTAATAGTTTGGCGTTAAGGGGCGTGCGTAATGCACTGTCTAACACCACCCGCAACGGCTGGGCGCTGTCTGGCGTTAAGTTGAGTGCGTGCAAAGTTTGCTCGGGCAAGCGTACGTTTAAACTTGGGTTGTCGGCCAAAACAGTGTTTACACCGGTGATAAGCGCACCGGCAAACGCGCGCATTTTATGCACTTCTAAACGCGACGCTTCGCCGGTAATCCACTGGCTTTCACCATTGGCCATGGCAGTGCGCCCATCCAAACTGGCCGCCAATTTTACCCGCACATAAGGCAATTGGTGCTGCATGCGTTTTAAAAACCCTAGGTTTAAGGCCTCAGCTTGCGCCGCTCCCAATCCCACGTGCACCGCAATACCCGCCTGTTGCAAAATATGCACGCCCTTGCCCGCCACCAACGGATTAGGGTCAAGCATGGCCACCACAACTTTGGCCACCCCTGCCTCCACTAACCCCGTGGCGCAAGGCGGTGTGCGCCCAAAGTGCGCGCACGGCTCTAACGTTACATACGCGGTGGCACCTTGTGCCGCATCACCGGCAGCAGCAAGCGCCAACCGTTCGGCGTGCGGCTCACCGGCTTTTACATGACTGCCTTGCCCTACCACTTGCCCGTTGTTAACCAACACACAGCCAACGGCAGGATTGGGCTTAGTCGAATACGCGCCGCGCTGTGCCAGCGATAACGCTAGGTTCATGTAGTGCACGTCTTCGGTGTTAATCGTAAAGTCGCTAATAATATTATTCACTGGTTTTAGCGGTGGTGGCTTTAACCAATTTTTCAATTTCTTCTCTAAACGCATTTACGTCTTGAAAAGAGCGATACACCGAAGCAAAGCGCACATAAGCCACTTGGTCTAGCTCGCGCAACGCGTCCATAACCCACTCACCCAATTGCGATGACGGAATCTCACGCACCCCTTCGGCCATCAACCGTTTGGTCATTTGACTGGCCATTTGGTCAATCGCTTCACTGGCAACGGGACGTTTTTCAAGAGCTTTAATAAGACCACGACGAATTTTATCTTCGTCAAAACGTTCGCGGTTGCCGTCACTTTTAATGACCCTTGGCAGAGCCAATTCAGCCGACTCGTAGGTGGTAAAACGCTCTCCGCATTGCAAACATTCACGCCGTCTGCGCACTTGCACGCCTTCGGTGGCCAAGCGAGAGTCGACCACTTTGGTGTCTGGCGTATTACAAAACGGACAATGCATGCGTAGGGTTCCTTATGGATTTAACGTGTTTGGATTTAACGTATTTGAATTTATAAAGAGTACGCATTTAACCAGGCCTGGTTAAACGTTCCAAGCGCGTTACAAAATAAAAACCACCAGGCCTGGTGGTTTTTATTAATGGAAAAAATCGGATATTAAATTACTTGTAAACCGGTTTAGCGGCACACAATGCACTGACTTTGTCGCGCACTTGCGCAATAACCGCTTCGTCCCATGAGCCGCTGGCTTGGTCACACGCGTCAATCACGTCGCACATCCAATGAGCCAAATGGGTTGAATCTTGCTCATTAAAACCGCGCGTCGTAGCGGCCGCCGTGCCCACTCTAATGCCGCTGGTAACAAACGGAGACATAGGGTCATTAGG is a genomic window containing:
- the ribBA gene encoding bifunctional 3,4-dihydroxy-2-butanone-4-phosphate synthase/GTP cyclohydrolase II, with amino-acid sequence MQLHTIEALIEDYKQGKMVILMDDEDRENEGDLLVPASTVTAADINFMARYGRGLICLTMTRERCNLLHLPLMVKDNTDMHSTNFTVSIEAAVGVTTGISAADRAVTVHAAVAKGATPADIVTPGHIFPLMAQPGGVLSRAGHTEAGCDLARLAGFEPASVIVEIMNEDGSMARRDDLEAYAQLHGLKIGTIADLIEYRLKNEKTIERVSECKLPTEFGEFKLIGYQDELEHKAHFALTFGNIDPNQPVAARVHMLDTLCDVFGSQRPECGWSLRAAMQQIANEGSGVVVVLRKKEETVQLLDKIARFQMKDLNINAPETAYEDDAKTYGLGAQILADLGLKKLKIIGSSIKMNALSGFGLEIVEIVAKQD
- a CDS encoding riboflavin synthase, with product MFTGIIAAEGRIAKIEPRQGDWKVTIEVGKLDMSDVKIGDSIAANGVCLTAVALTPNSYVADVSGETLTVTTAGEWQVGTAVNLEKALRLQDRLGGHLVSGHVDGVGMVRSIGQDARSWRYEIEAPLEICKYIATKGSICINGISLTVNQVNGCVFGVNIVPHTYQETTLKHLKVGSKLNLEVDLLARYLERMLHAPHASESASAAQKTNITSQFLAENGYQ
- the ribD gene encoding bifunctional diaminohydroxyphosphoribosylaminopyrimidine deaminase/5-amino-6-(5-phosphoribosylamino)uracil reductase RibD → MNNIISDFTINTEDVHYMNLALSLAQRGAYSTKPNPAVGCVLVNNGQVVGQGSHVKAGEPHAERLALAAAGDAAQGATAYVTLEPCAHFGRTPPCATGLVEAGVAKVVVAMLDPNPLVAGKGVHILQQAGIAVHVGLGAAQAEALNLGFLKRMQHQLPYVRVKLAASLDGRTAMANGESQWITGEASRLEVHKMRAFAGALITGVNTVLADNPSLNVRLPEQTLHALNLTPDSAQPLRVVLDSALRTPLNAKLLSLPGRTLIMTTHAALLQQPQVALHLQQAGCEVVAIACDARDEHEGAPAGRLNLHAVLRYLAKAEHINDVLVEAGAVLSGAFVQAGLVDELHCFMAPSLLGDAAKPLMVLPGLVKMAQKIQLSFDSVNQIGEDIHLVLKPVANQTVCN
- the nrdR gene encoding transcriptional regulator NrdR gives rise to the protein MHCPFCNTPDTKVVDSRLATEGVQVRRRRECLQCGERFTTYESAELALPRVIKSDGNRERFDEDKIRRGLIKALEKRPVASEAIDQMASQMTKRLMAEGVREIPSSQLGEWVMDALRELDQVAYVRFASVYRSFQDVNAFREEIEKLVKATTAKTSE